In the genome of Hymenobacter taeanensis, one region contains:
- a CDS encoding electron transfer flavoprotein subunit alpha/FixB family protein, protein MSVLVVVECDGGEVKKSSLEVASYGSQVAQLLGTTATAIAVGEATEANLAQLGEQGITKVLYDAEPRLKDFVNGAYTKLIAAAAQQEDSKVIVLANSNIGAAVGSRLSVRLQASLATNVVELPKNDGGQFTVKRGAFSGKAFADVVLSGDRKILAVKKNSIEALHEAGKTAQVESFSAQLTDADFADAPKQVVMQEQTGGVLLPEADKVVSGGRGMKGPENWNLIEDLAKALGAATACSKPVSDVDWRPHHEHVGQTGITVSPNLYIACGISGAIQHLAGVNSSKVIVVINKDPEAPFFKAADYGIVGDVFDVLPKLTQAVKELG, encoded by the coding sequence ATGTCTGTACTAGTTGTTGTTGAATGTGACGGCGGTGAGGTAAAGAAATCCTCATTGGAAGTGGCCTCTTATGGTAGCCAGGTAGCACAGCTGCTCGGCACCACCGCCACGGCCATTGCCGTAGGTGAAGCCACCGAAGCCAACCTGGCCCAGTTGGGCGAGCAAGGCATCACGAAGGTGCTGTATGACGCGGAGCCCCGCCTCAAGGACTTCGTGAACGGTGCCTATACCAAGCTGATTGCTGCCGCCGCGCAGCAGGAAGACTCTAAAGTTATTGTACTGGCTAACTCCAACATTGGCGCTGCCGTAGGCTCGCGCCTGTCAGTGCGGTTGCAGGCCAGCTTGGCTACCAACGTAGTAGAGCTGCCTAAGAACGACGGCGGCCAGTTTACGGTGAAGCGCGGCGCCTTCTCGGGCAAAGCTTTTGCTGATGTGGTGCTGAGCGGCGACCGGAAGATTCTGGCCGTGAAGAAGAACTCCATTGAGGCCCTGCACGAGGCTGGCAAAACCGCCCAGGTTGAGTCGTTCTCGGCTCAGCTCACGGATGCCGACTTTGCTGATGCGCCTAAGCAGGTAGTTATGCAGGAGCAGACCGGCGGCGTACTACTGCCCGAAGCCGACAAAGTAGTGTCTGGTGGCCGTGGTATGAAAGGCCCCGAAAACTGGAACCTCATTGAGGATCTGGCAAAGGCCCTGGGGGCCGCTACGGCTTGCTCCAAACCCGTTTCAGACGTTGACTGGCGCCCTCACCACGAGCACGTAGGCCAGACCGGCATTACCGTGTCGCCGAACCTATATATTGCCTGCGGTATCTCGGGGGCTATTCAGCACTTGGCCGGCGTAAACTCGTCGAAGGTTATCGTGGTAATCAACAAAGATCCGGAGGCCCCTTTCTTCAAAGCTGCTGATTACGGCATCGTAGGCGACGTTTTTGACGTATTGCCCAAACTAACCCAGGCCGTCAAGGAACTGGGCTAG
- a CDS encoding SDR family oxidoreductase: protein MQKNIVVITGGTKGIGRALVLRFLRAGYPVATCARSAQDLQELQTTVVAELPAAQLHTHAADLSQQNETRRFTDFLSGLGQVEVLINNTGSFIPGRLQDEPLDGSQLRQMLDVNLLSAYDVTLALLPGLITRRNGHIFNICSTASLTAYPNGGSYGIAKFALLGMTKNLREELKQHNIRVTAVLPGATLTASWEGTDLPAERFIKAEDVAEAIFSTFSLSPQAVIEELLIRPQLGDL, encoded by the coding sequence ATGCAAAAAAATATCGTGGTGATTACGGGAGGTACCAAAGGAATTGGGCGGGCGCTGGTACTCAGGTTTCTGCGCGCCGGTTATCCGGTAGCAACCTGTGCCCGCTCAGCCCAAGACCTACAGGAGCTACAGACAACGGTAGTGGCTGAACTGCCGGCTGCCCAACTGCACACGCACGCCGCCGACTTAAGCCAGCAGAATGAAACCCGCCGCTTCACTGACTTTTTGAGTGGCCTGGGCCAGGTAGAAGTGCTTATCAACAATACTGGCTCCTTCATTCCGGGCCGGCTGCAAGACGAGCCCCTCGATGGCTCGCAGCTGCGCCAAATGCTGGATGTGAACCTGCTCAGCGCCTACGACGTGACGCTGGCCCTGCTGCCCGGCCTTATCACGCGCCGCAATGGGCATATCTTCAATATCTGCTCCACGGCCAGCCTCACGGCGTACCCCAACGGGGGCTCCTATGGCATTGCCAAGTTTGCCTTGCTGGGCATGACCAAAAACCTGCGCGAGGAGCTAAAGCAGCACAATATACGGGTGACGGCCGTGCTGCCCGGCGCTACCCTCACGGCCAGCTGGGAAGGCACCGACCTACCCGCCGAACGATTTATAAAGGCCGAAGACGTGGCTGAAGCCATCTTCAGCACCTTTAGCCTCTCACCGCAGGCAGTAATTGAAGAACTGCTGATCCGCCCTCAACTGGGAGACTTGTAG
- a CDS encoding MlaE family ABC transporter permease, protein MLSRKERFAVLWNRTIDECIIIGVNSIFIVAIVSAFIGAVTCVQIAYNLTNPLIPKSTIGYMVREMTILELAPTITSIVLAGKVGSSIAGGLGTMRITEQVSALEVMGINSASYLVLPRIIAAMLMFPLLVVLAMALSIIGGYLAGTLTGAISAQEYVEGIRTDFIAYNIVFALIKSVVFAFLVSAISAFKGYFTQGGALEVGAASTDAVNNSIIAILIADFALAALLL, encoded by the coding sequence ATGCTCTCCCGAAAGGAGCGTTTCGCGGTTCTCTGGAACCGCACTATTGATGAGTGCATCATTATTGGGGTAAACTCCATTTTCATTGTAGCTATTGTTTCAGCCTTTATCGGGGCCGTAACCTGCGTTCAGATTGCCTATAACCTAACCAACCCGCTCATCCCGAAGAGCACTATTGGGTATATGGTACGGGAAATGACCATCCTGGAATTGGCTCCTACTATTACCAGCATTGTACTGGCCGGCAAGGTGGGCTCCAGCATTGCAGGTGGCCTAGGCACCATGCGCATCACGGAGCAGGTTTCGGCTCTGGAAGTAATGGGCATTAACTCGGCCTCTTACCTGGTGCTACCCCGCATTATTGCGGCAATGCTCATGTTTCCGCTGCTGGTTGTTCTGGCCATGGCGCTGTCTATTATTGGTGGCTATCTGGCCGGCACGCTTACGGGCGCTATTTCTGCTCAGGAATATGTAGAAGGCATTCGCACTGACTTTATCGCCTACAACATTGTCTTCGCCCTGATTAAATCAGTGGTCTTTGCTTTCCTGGTATCCGCAATTTCAGCCTTCAAGGGGTATTTCACTCAGGGTGGCGCGCTGGAAGTTGGCGCCGCCAGTACTGATGCCGTTAATAACTCCATTATTGCTATCCTGATAGCTGACTTTGCACTGGCCGCCTTGTTGCTATAA
- a CDS encoding ABC transporter ATP-binding protein, which yields MIEVHNIQKSFDGNQVLKGINCTFETGKCNLLLGGSGTGKSVLLQCIVGLMKPDIGSITFDGTVFTNNKVDIKQEIRRKIGMLFQGSALFDSMTVAENVEFPLKMLMTEMSREERQDRVEFCLKRVGLENAGTKMPSEISGGMKKRVGIARAIAPNCTYLFCDEPNSGLDPLTSIKIDELIHEITHEYGITTVVVTHDMNSVVEIGDHIIFLYKGQKLWDGNKDEILNAQVPELKEFIFSSSLVRAAKKVDDEIQGGLAAATTDEAINI from the coding sequence ATGATTGAAGTTCATAATATCCAGAAATCCTTCGATGGTAATCAGGTGCTGAAAGGCATCAATTGCACCTTCGAGACGGGCAAGTGCAACCTGCTGCTGGGCGGCTCGGGCACGGGTAAGTCGGTATTGCTGCAGTGCATTGTAGGCCTCATGAAGCCCGATATTGGCAGCATCACCTTTGATGGCACCGTGTTTACCAATAACAAGGTGGATATCAAGCAGGAAATCCGACGCAAAATTGGTATGCTGTTCCAAGGCTCGGCGCTGTTCGATTCCATGACAGTGGCCGAGAACGTAGAGTTTCCCCTCAAGATGCTCATGACCGAGATGAGCCGAGAAGAGCGCCAAGACAGGGTAGAATTTTGCCTCAAGCGCGTAGGTCTGGAAAATGCCGGTACTAAAATGCCTTCCGAAATTTCGGGGGGTATGAAGAAACGGGTTGGTATTGCCCGGGCCATTGCGCCCAATTGTACCTACCTTTTCTGCGACGAACCTAACTCGGGCCTCGACCCACTCACGAGTATCAAGATTGACGAGCTGATTCACGAAATCACACACGAGTACGGCATTACAACGGTAGTAGTAACCCACGATATGAACTCGGTAGTGGAAATCGGTGACCATATTATCTTCCTCTACAAAGGCCAGAAGCTCTGGGATGGCAACAAGGACGAAATTCTAAACGCCCAGGTACCAGAACTCAAAGAATTTATCTTCAGCAGCAGCCTCGTACGGGCCGCCAAGAAAGTAGACGACGAAATTCAGGGTGGCCTAGCTGCCGCCACCACCGACGAAGCCATCAACATCTAG
- a CDS encoding bifunctional nuclease family protein, giving the protein MKKIQLEILGLSSSQSQSGSFALILGEKTGNRRLPIIIGMFEAQSIAIQIEKINPNRPLTHDLFKSFAEQVHVVVLEVLISDLKEGVFYSKIVCSDGATTFELDSRPSDAIAIGLRFGVPIFTVESVLSEAGIILSDLDENADEDTDDEDDDDDDTPGGDPATPQVEQREPSGQVSLDELTKMLAQALEKEDYEKAAKIRDELNKRNG; this is encoded by the coding sequence GTGAAAAAAATTCAGCTCGAAATTCTGGGCCTCTCGTCCAGCCAGTCGCAGTCTGGCTCATTCGCCCTTATTTTGGGCGAGAAGACCGGCAACCGGCGCTTGCCGATTATAATCGGCATGTTTGAGGCGCAGAGTATCGCCATTCAGATAGAGAAAATCAACCCGAACCGGCCGCTCACGCATGACCTGTTCAAGTCCTTTGCTGAGCAGGTGCACGTGGTAGTGCTGGAGGTTCTGATTTCCGACCTCAAAGAAGGCGTGTTCTACTCGAAGATTGTGTGCTCCGATGGGGCTACAACGTTTGAGTTGGATTCGCGCCCTTCCGACGCCATTGCCATCGGCCTCCGCTTTGGGGTGCCCATCTTCACGGTGGAAAGCGTGCTTAGCGAAGCCGGTATCATCCTGTCAGACCTCGACGAAAACGCCGATGAGGACACCGACGATGAGGATGATGACGATGACGACACGCCCGGCGGTGACCCCGCCACGCCTCAAGTGGAGCAGCGTGAGCCCAGTGGGCAGGTATCCTTGGATGAGCTGACCAAAATGCTGGCTCAGGCCCTTGAAAAGGAGGACTACGAAAAAGCCGCTAAAATCCGCGACGAGCTAAACAAACGTAACGGGTAA
- a CDS encoding GIN domain-containing protein, with translation MSWFEIGMQVSVPRRLLRVTVLGVAAFGILTSCSKENEAGCFTSTGNITTERRALSPFRVLTTYDNITVTLVQDSETYAEVRAGKNLQEDIRLEVTGNQMIIRNTSRCNWVRRYNTPREVTLHTPRIHDVFLRGQSDIQTEGTFRADTLFAHLIGSGDFRLNLQSQYLNMDQYELGDIYLEGRTQELHLTIGGNGSTYATDLPTSRIYLRGNSSTNGNGHFTVTQALVGTHAGTGTIFYSGIPASSATLQITGKGKLVRE, from the coding sequence ATGTCGTGGTTTGAAATAGGGATGCAAGTTAGCGTCCCTCGCCGGCTTTTACGTGTAACTGTGCTGGGAGTAGCGGCTTTTGGGATTCTGACCTCGTGCAGTAAAGAAAACGAAGCAGGCTGTTTCACCAGCACCGGCAATATTACCACGGAGCGGCGCGCCCTATCCCCCTTCCGCGTACTCACTACCTACGACAACATTACCGTTACCCTGGTGCAGGATAGCGAGACTTATGCCGAGGTGAGGGCGGGCAAAAACCTGCAGGAGGATATCCGGCTGGAAGTAACTGGCAATCAGATGATTATCCGCAACACCAGCCGCTGTAACTGGGTACGCCGCTACAACACGCCCCGCGAGGTAACCTTGCACACGCCCCGTATTCACGACGTATTTCTGCGCGGGCAGTCCGATATACAGACCGAGGGCACGTTCCGGGCCGATACGCTTTTTGCCCACCTCATCGGCTCCGGCGACTTTCGCCTCAACCTGCAGAGCCAGTATCTGAACATGGACCAGTACGAGTTGGGCGACATTTACCTGGAGGGCCGTACGCAGGAGTTGCACCTCACCATTGGCGGCAATGGCAGCACCTACGCCACTGACCTACCTACCAGCCGAATCTACCTGCGCGGTAATAGCTCCACCAATGGCAACGGCCATTTTACCGTTACGCAGGCGTTAGTGGGTACCCACGCGGGCACGGGCACCATATTTTACAGCGGTATCCCGGCCAGCAGCGCCACGTTGCAAATCACGGGTAAGGGCAAGCTGGTGCGGGAGTAA
- a CDS encoding electron transfer flavoprotein subunit beta/FixA family protein: MKFLVCISNVPDTTTKIAFTPDNKEFNKAGVQFVINPWDEYALTRAIELKEAQGGGTVTVLNVGEADTEPNIRKALAIGADDAIRVNAFPKDAFFVAQQIASIAKDGGYDVILMGKESIDYNGFQVHGMVGELLGIPTVAPAMKLDMSGNTATLEREIEGGKEIVEVNTPFVASCQQPMCEPRIPNMRGIMTARTKPLKVVEPVGDAPRTEVAAYALPPKKEGVKLIPAENAGELIKLLRNEAKVI, from the coding sequence ATGAAGTTTCTCGTTTGCATCAGCAACGTGCCCGACACGACCACTAAAATTGCCTTCACGCCCGATAATAAGGAGTTCAACAAGGCCGGCGTGCAATTCGTTATTAATCCCTGGGATGAGTATGCCCTCACTCGCGCCATTGAGCTAAAGGAAGCTCAAGGCGGCGGTACTGTTACGGTGCTGAACGTAGGTGAGGCCGATACCGAACCAAATATTCGCAAAGCGTTGGCCATTGGCGCCGACGACGCTATCCGCGTGAATGCTTTCCCTAAAGATGCTTTTTTCGTAGCGCAGCAGATTGCCAGCATCGCCAAAGATGGCGGCTATGACGTGATTCTGATGGGCAAGGAAAGCATTGATTATAATGGCTTCCAGGTACACGGCATGGTTGGCGAGCTGCTCGGTATCCCGACGGTTGCTCCCGCCATGAAGCTCGATATGAGCGGCAACACGGCCACGCTGGAGCGTGAGATTGAAGGCGGCAAAGAAATCGTGGAAGTGAATACGCCTTTCGTGGCTTCCTGCCAGCAGCCTATGTGCGAGCCCCGCATTCCCAACATGCGCGGCATCATGACGGCCCGCACCAAGCCCCTGAAAGTAGTAGAGCCCGTGGGCGATGCTCCTCGCACCGAAGTAGCCGCATACGCGTTGCCTCCCAAGAAGGAAGGCGTGAAGCTCATCCCCGCTGAAAATGCCGGCGAGCTGATTAAGCTCCTGCGCAACGAAGCGAAAGTAATCTAA
- a CDS encoding SDR family oxidoreductase, which yields MDLSGKVAIITGVSKGIGRSTAEALLAKGAIVAGWGRTAPEGLEHERFQFFECDVRNEIAVQEAYTNTQRELGPEIQILVNNAGIGHFGPVDGFSSDDWHEMFDTNVHGVFYCTKAVLPQMKKQHLGHIINVASLAGTAGTANLAGYCATKYAIRGFSDALFKEVRPDGVRVTCVMPGSVETNFNGAEPGQEPDPHKMQPEDIAAAIVHALEAPQTVMISELQMRPTQPK from the coding sequence ATGGACCTAAGCGGCAAGGTAGCCATTATCACAGGCGTCAGCAAAGGAATTGGGCGGTCAACCGCCGAAGCACTGTTAGCTAAAGGGGCTATCGTGGCGGGTTGGGGCCGCACGGCGCCCGAAGGCTTGGAGCATGAGCGATTCCAATTCTTTGAGTGCGATGTACGCAATGAAATAGCCGTACAGGAGGCCTACACCAATACGCAACGTGAGCTAGGTCCGGAAATCCAGATACTGGTAAATAACGCCGGTATAGGCCACTTTGGCCCCGTGGACGGCTTTTCGTCGGATGACTGGCACGAAATGTTTGATACCAACGTGCACGGGGTGTTTTACTGCACCAAGGCGGTGTTGCCCCAGATGAAAAAGCAGCACCTCGGCCACATCATCAACGTGGCCTCTCTGGCCGGTACGGCCGGTACGGCTAACTTAGCTGGCTACTGCGCTACTAAATATGCCATTCGGGGCTTCTCTGACGCCTTGTTCAAGGAAGTGCGCCCCGATGGCGTGCGCGTGACCTGCGTAATGCCAGGCTCCGTAGAAACCAACTTCAACGGTGCTGAGCCCGGCCAGGAGCCCGACCCCCACAAGATGCAACCCGAAGACATTGCCGCCGCCATTGTGCATGCCCTAGAAGCGCCGCAAACGGTCATGATTTCTGAGCTGCAAATGCGACCTACGCAGCCTAAGTAG
- a CDS encoding YfiT family bacillithiol transferase, with protein sequence METPAAPDLRFPIGYPVLPDETLDREARTAYIAQIALLPDQVRAAVTGLTPVQLDTPYRPGGWTVRQVIHHLPDSHMNSYVRFKLALTEEVPTISPYEEQLWAELPDSQATPVAVSLALLEALHIRWTFLLRNLTDSQWQRTFYHPGSKRTFTLDQALVLYAWHGRHHLAHIGNLVYREGWRR encoded by the coding sequence ATGGAGACACCTGCTGCTCCCGACCTGCGCTTTCCTATTGGCTACCCCGTTTTACCAGACGAGACGTTGGATAGGGAAGCTCGCACCGCCTACATTGCCCAGATAGCCCTGCTTCCAGACCAAGTACGAGCGGCGGTAACGGGCCTTACTCCGGTCCAACTGGACACGCCTTACCGGCCCGGCGGCTGGACGGTGCGCCAGGTTATTCATCACCTGCCCGATTCTCACATGAACAGCTACGTCCGCTTCAAGCTGGCGCTAACGGAAGAGGTACCCACTATAAGCCCCTATGAGGAGCAATTGTGGGCTGAGCTGCCCGATAGCCAGGCTACGCCCGTAGCCGTATCGCTGGCGCTGCTGGAGGCCCTTCACATTCGCTGGACCTTTCTGTTGCGTAACCTCACCGACTCGCAGTGGCAGCGCACATTTTACCACCCCGGCAGCAAGCGCACATTTACCCTCGACCAGGCGCTGGTGCTGTACGCCTGGCATGGCCGACACCATTTGGCGCATATCGGGAACCTGGTATACCGGGAGGGGTGGCGCCGTTGA